From a region of the Eretmochelys imbricata isolate rEreImb1 chromosome 6, rEreImb1.hap1, whole genome shotgun sequence genome:
- the ACP2 gene encoding lysosomal acid phosphatase: protein MCTGAAPAAGNAGVPGVGPDRAQARLSSSVSDRVGRAMAAPLALLLGISLALAPPLAQARSLRFVTLLYRHGDRSPVRAYPRDPHQESAWPQGFGQLTQVGMLQQWDLGQSLRKRYHGFLNASYNRQEIFIRSTDYDRTLMSAEANLAGLYPPQGQQVFNPNVSWQPIPVHSVPDSGEKLLKFPLSPCPRYEQLQNETRQSAEYINKTRQNLGFLEMVANQTGIQDVSLESVWSIYDTLFCEQTHRLLLPPWVTPDVMTQLKQLKDFGFEFLFGIHQQMEKARLQGGVLLAQIRKNMTSAANASAPQHLKLLAYSAHDTTLVALQMALNVYNGRQAPYASCHIFELYQDDDSNFSVEMFFHNESGREPFPLTLPGCAQRCPLLDFLRLTDPIIPQDWARECQVASNVQDTELIVALAVCGSILFLLIILLLTVVFRIQSQPPGYRHVSNEGEEQP from the exons ATGTGCACCGGGGCGGCTCCTGCGGCCGGCAACGCCGGGGTTCCGGGTGTCGGGCCGGACCGGGCTCAGGCCAGGCTCAGCAGCAGTGTCAGTGATAGGGTGGGGAGAGCGATGGCGGCTCCTCTCGCGCTGCTGCTGGGCATCAGCCTCGCGCTGGCACCGCCCCTGGCTCAAGCCCGGAGCCTGCGTTTCGTTACCCTG CTGTACCGCCACGGGGACCGCTCCCCAGTGAGGGCCTATCCTCGGGACCCCCATCAGGAGAGCGCGTGGCCCCAGGGATTTGGGCAGCTCACCCAG GTTGGGATGCTGCAACAATGGGATCTGGGCCAGTCACTCCGGAAGCGTTACCATGGATTCCTGAACGCCTCATACAATAGGCAGGAG ATTTTCATTCGCAGCACAGATTACGACCGGACACTGATGAGTGCAGAGGCCAATCTGGCAGGACTGTATCCCCCACAAGGACAACAGGTGTTCAACCCCAATGTTTCCTGGCAGCCAATCCCTGTACACTCTGTGCCTGACTCTGGGGAGAAG CTGCTGAAGTTTCCATTATCCCCTTGCCCGCGGTATGAGCAGCTACAGAATGAAACCCGGCAATCAGCAGAGTACATAAATAAAACCAGACAGAATTTG GGGTTCCTGGAGATGGTGGCAAATCAGACAGGGATCCAGGATGTGTCCCTGGAGTCTGTCTGGAGCATCTACGACACACTTTTTTGTGAG caAACACATAGGCTGCTACTGCCGCCATGGGTGACCCCGGATGTCATGACTCAGTTGAAGCAACTAAAAGACTTTGGCTTTGAATTCCTGTTTGGGATCCACCAGCAGATGGAGAAAGCTCGTCTGCAGGGTG GGGTCCTGCTGGCTCAGATAAGGAAAAACATGACCTCAGCAGCAAATGCGTCTGCACCCCAGCATCTGAAATTACTCGCCTACTCAGCA CATGACACAACACTTGTGGCACTGCAGATGGCTCTGAATGTCTACAATGGGAGACAAGCACCATATGCCTCATGTCACATATTTGAGCTGTACCAAGATGATGACAG TAACTTTTCTGTGGAGATGTTTTTCCACAACGAGAGTGGGAGGGAGCCTTTTCCACTGACGCTGCCTGGCTGTGCCCAGCGCTGCCCCTTGCTGGATTTCCTGCGGCTCACTGACCCCATCATTCCCCAGGACTGGGCGCGCGAATGCCAGGTAGCAAGCAATGTTCAGGACACAG AACTGATTGTGGCTCTGGCTGTCTGTGGatccatcctcttcctcctcattatCCTCCTCCTGACCGTCGTTTTCCGCATACAGTCCCAGCCACCTGGTTACCGGCATGTTTCCAACGAGGGAGAAGAGCAGCCATGA